From the genome of Virgibacillus siamensis, one region includes:
- the phoU gene encoding phosphate signaling complex protein PhoU: MIARGQFETELNRIKDEISEMAGKVEIAFLEAVDALYNQDLKLANKVLEGDRWIDKQEIDINNNTILTITKQQPVATDLRQLIISLRITTDLERMADHAKNIAESAIQLGESYQFSIHPAFKEMRDLAIEMIHTAMNAFQQEDVSIAGKLSGMDDRLDNQYENVIRELLAITAEDEGKTLSILQQAFVARYIERIGDHITNLGESILFLVKGESYKLN; the protein is encoded by the coding sequence ATGATTGCAAGGGGACAGTTTGAAACTGAATTAAATCGTATAAAAGATGAGATTTCAGAAATGGCGGGAAAAGTGGAAATTGCTTTTCTCGAAGCAGTTGATGCATTGTACAATCAGGATTTGAAATTAGCAAACAAGGTTTTGGAAGGTGATCGCTGGATTGATAAACAGGAAATTGATATCAATAACAATACAATCCTGACTATCACAAAACAGCAGCCTGTCGCCACGGATCTGCGTCAATTAATAATCTCCCTTAGAATAACAACGGATTTGGAGCGTATGGCTGATCACGCGAAAAATATTGCTGAGTCCGCTATTCAACTGGGGGAAAGTTATCAGTTTTCAATTCACCCTGCATTCAAGGAAATGCGGGATTTGGCAATTGAAATGATCCATACAGCAATGAATGCATTTCAGCAGGAAGATGTGTCAATTGCCGGCAAATTATCCGGTATGGATGATCGACTGGATAATCAGTATGAAAACGTTATACGGGAGCTGTTGGCTATCACCGCTGAAGATGAAGGGAAAACACTGTCTATTTTGCAACAGGCATTTGTTGCCCGGTATATCGAACGAATCGGTGATCATATTACAAATTTAGGGGAAAGTATTCTTTTTCTGGTAAAAGGGGAATCATATAAATTAAACTGA
- the pstB gene encoding phosphate ABC transporter ATP-binding protein PstB, with protein MQTAAIEKKQTGIRESIKVVEQAESIYTISDFNLWYGEKQALFNIDLDIPATKITAIIGPSGCGKSTFIKALNRMVELVPSVKMGGRIIYKDKDIFARKYNVENLRTNVGMVFQKPNPFPKSIYENVVFGLKIHGIKKKKILDEIVEKSLKGAALWDEVKDRLHENAFGLSGGQQQRLCIARCLAIEPDVILMDEPTSALDPVSTSKVEELVQTLKQEYSIVIVTHNMQQAARISDKTAFFLNGEVIEYNDTDKLFSNPADQRTEDYITGRFG; from the coding sequence ATGCAGACAGCAGCAATCGAAAAGAAACAAACTGGAATAAGAGAATCAATTAAAGTCGTAGAACAGGCAGAATCCATTTATACAATTTCGGATTTTAACCTTTGGTACGGTGAAAAGCAAGCCTTGTTTAATATAGATCTGGATATCCCGGCTACTAAAATCACGGCAATAATAGGGCCTTCAGGATGTGGTAAGTCCACATTCATTAAAGCCCTCAATCGAATGGTAGAATTGGTGCCATCTGTGAAAATGGGTGGGCGTATTATATATAAAGATAAAGATATTTTCGCTCGAAAGTACAATGTGGAGAATTTACGTACTAATGTCGGTATGGTTTTCCAGAAACCTAATCCATTCCCAAAATCAATCTATGAAAATGTCGTATTTGGTTTGAAAATTCATGGAATCAAAAAGAAAAAAATACTTGATGAAATCGTTGAAAAAAGTCTTAAAGGTGCTGCACTTTGGGATGAAGTGAAAGACCGGCTGCATGAGAATGCTTTTGGTTTATCCGGTGGACAGCAGCAACGGTTATGTATTGCCAGATGTCTGGCAATTGAACCGGATGTCATTTTGATGGATGAACCCACATCCGCTCTTGATCCGGTTTCAACATCAAAGGTGGAAGAACTTGTCCAAACACTGAAGCAAGAATACAGTATTGTAATTGTTACGCATAATATGCAGCAGGCAGCAAGGATTTCTGATAAGACAGCGTTTTTTCTGAACGGTGAAGTAATTGAATATAACGATACAGATAAGCTTTTTTCAAACCCAGCAGATCAGCGAACAGAAGATTATATTACTGGACGTTTTGGATAA
- the pstA gene encoding phosphate ABC transporter permease PstA codes for MNLVDKKSIHNGIPRRLAANQILKGLFFLAAVFGITVLAVLLYRILTQGIGYLDWSYITSFASRFPEEAGIKAAIAGSLWLMAVTAPVSLVLGVGTAIYLEEYAKKNKFTGFIQVNISNLAGVPSIVFGLLGLTVFVRLLEMGRSVLAGGLTMSLLILPIIVVAAQEAIRAIPPEQKEASYAMGATKWQTIRRIVLPAAIPGILTGGILALSRAIGETAPLLMIGALSFIAYLPENIWSGFTVLPIQIFNWTGRPQEEFHLVASAGIIVLLFMLLVMNSIAVFIRNKFSKRF; via the coding sequence ATGAATCTGGTTGATAAAAAGTCTATCCATAACGGAATTCCAAGGAGGCTGGCAGCCAATCAAATCTTAAAGGGTTTATTTTTTCTGGCGGCTGTTTTTGGAATAACTGTGTTGGCGGTACTGTTATATCGTATTTTAACGCAGGGGATCGGGTACCTTGACTGGTCATATATAACCAGTTTTGCATCCAGATTTCCTGAAGAAGCAGGTATCAAGGCTGCGATTGCCGGATCACTCTGGTTAATGGCCGTTACAGCACCTGTATCATTGGTACTTGGGGTTGGAACTGCCATATATTTGGAGGAGTATGCAAAGAAAAATAAATTCACCGGATTTATTCAAGTGAATATCTCCAATCTCGCAGGAGTACCATCCATTGTTTTTGGTCTGCTTGGTTTAACTGTATTTGTAAGGCTATTGGAAATGGGCAGAAGTGTTTTGGCCGGCGGTCTAACGATGAGTCTTTTGATTCTTCCAATTATCGTAGTGGCTGCCCAGGAAGCTATTCGTGCCATACCTCCTGAACAGAAGGAGGCATCCTATGCAATGGGTGCTACAAAATGGCAAACCATTCGGCGTATTGTACTTCCAGCGGCAATTCCAGGGATACTTACAGGGGGAATATTGGCACTGTCCCGTGCAATTGGTGAAACAGCACCTTTGTTAATGATTGGTGCATTATCATTTATTGCTTATTTGCCTGAAAATATCTGGTCCGGATTTACTGTTCTTCCTATTCAAATCTTTAACTGGACGGGAAGGCCGCAAGAGGAATTTCATCTGGTAGCCTCTGCCGGAATTATTGTGCTCTTGTTCATGCTCCTGGTTATGAATTCCATCGCAGTATTTATAAGGAATAAATTTTCCAAACGATTTTAA
- the pstC gene encoding phosphate ABC transporter permease subunit PstC produces MAIDVKKMINEKNSNRFMLRFNEKAVPVFLMMCAVISVLTTIGIVVTLLVETVTFFDRVSFLDFITETEWWPFGTEPVFGILPLISGTLLITGIAMAVSIPTGIASAIYLSEYASDRVRRIVKPIMEVLAGIPTIVYGFFALTFVTPVLQQLIPSLPIFNALSPGIVVGIMIIPMIASLSEDAMGSVPNAMREGALAMGATRLEVALKIVVPAALSGIISSFVLGISRAIGETMIVAVAAGSTPKLTLDVMESIQTMTGYIVQVSLGDASYGSTTYYSIYAVGMTLFVFTLLMNLLSQFITRRFREEY; encoded by the coding sequence ATGGCTATTGACGTTAAAAAAATGATTAACGAAAAAAACTCAAATCGTTTTATGCTCAGATTCAATGAAAAAGCAGTTCCGGTATTTTTAATGATGTGTGCTGTTATTTCGGTACTGACAACCATTGGAATTGTTGTCACATTATTAGTGGAAACCGTTACTTTTTTCGATCGGGTATCTTTCCTTGATTTTATAACCGAAACCGAATGGTGGCCATTTGGCACGGAACCGGTTTTTGGAATTCTTCCCCTTATTTCTGGAACATTGTTAATTACTGGCATAGCAATGGCAGTGTCTATCCCAACAGGAATTGCTTCGGCAATTTATTTAAGTGAATATGCTAGTGACCGAGTACGTAGAATCGTGAAGCCAATCATGGAGGTATTAGCTGGTATTCCTACTATTGTATATGGTTTCTTTGCCTTGACCTTTGTTACTCCTGTTTTACAGCAGCTCATTCCAAGTCTGCCAATTTTCAATGCACTTAGTCCTGGAATCGTGGTAGGAATCATGATTATCCCAATGATTGCATCTCTGTCGGAAGATGCGATGGGGTCAGTTCCGAATGCAATGAGGGAGGGTGCACTGGCGATGGGGGCAACAAGACTGGAAGTTGCGCTGAAAATAGTCGTTCCGGCTGCACTGTCGGGAATTATTTCTTCATTTGTGCTGGGGATATCACGGGCAATCGGGGAGACGATGATTGTTGCTGTAGCTGCAGGGTCAACTCCAAAATTAACGCTGGATGTGATGGAATCGATTCAAACAATGACGGGATATATTGTGCAGGTAAGCTTGGGTGATGCTTCATACGGGTCAACCACATATTACAGCATCTACGCTGTTGGAATGACTTTGTTTGTTTTCACCTTATTGATGAATCTGCTGTCACAATTTATTACCCGTCGTTTCAGGGAGGAGTATTAG
- a CDS encoding PstS family phosphate ABC transporter substrate-binding protein, giving the protein MRRRTIFVSLFISLTVVLLAACGNAEGSKGTGNGNETEIMVDGSSTVFPILEGIAEEYQTKNPDAKVNIGVSGTGGGLEKFIAGETHISNASRPIDKEEKKLLKEKGIEYTEFEVALDGLSIVVNKKNDWVDKLTVGQLKEMWSEKGEVQSWSDIKKGWPDEEIKFFSPGADSGTYDYFSEVVLGEGQIRKDAALSEDDNVLVQGVTGSKNGIGYFGYAYYAENKDQLKAVPIVNSKGSPVLPSHESIKSGTYNPFSRPLYIYVKNEALKNESVYDFVKYTLEHAGKMAEAVGYVAKPEKAYKKDIKKIENIAGK; this is encoded by the coding sequence TTGAGAAGAAGGACTATTTTCGTATCGCTGTTCATTTCTCTGACAGTAGTGCTATTGGCAGCATGTGGGAATGCGGAAGGAAGTAAAGGAACAGGTAACGGTAATGAAACAGAAATTATGGTTGATGGATCCTCTACTGTCTTCCCGATTTTGGAGGGGATTGCCGAAGAATATCAGACAAAGAATCCCGATGCGAAAGTGAATATAGGTGTTTCCGGTACTGGTGGCGGATTGGAAAAGTTTATCGCCGGAGAAACTCATATTTCAAATGCTTCCCGTCCGATTGATAAAGAAGAAAAGAAATTACTGAAAGAAAAAGGAATTGAATATACGGAATTTGAAGTCGCACTTGATGGACTGTCAATCGTTGTCAATAAAAAGAATGATTGGGTTGATAAACTGACAGTTGGGCAGTTGAAGGAAATGTGGAGTGAAAAAGGGGAAGTTCAATCATGGTCGGACATTAAAAAAGGGTGGCCGGATGAAGAAATAAAATTTTTCAGTCCCGGTGCAGATTCCGGAACTTACGACTATTTCAGTGAAGTCGTTTTGGGAGAAGGACAAATCCGGAAAGATGCTGCACTTTCGGAAGATGACAATGTTTTGGTACAAGGTGTAACAGGATCTAAAAACGGTATTGGCTATTTTGGCTATGCGTATTATGCCGAAAATAAAGACCAATTAAAAGCAGTACCAATTGTAAACAGTAAGGGAAGCCCGGTATTGCCAAGTCATGAATCAATTAAATCCGGTACGTACAATCCTTTTTCAAGACCATTGTACATCTATGTAAAAAACGAAGCACTGAAAAATGAATCTGTATATGATTTTGTGAAGTACACCCTTGAACATGCCGGTAAAATGGCAGAAGCTGTTGGATATGTTGCTAAACCTGAAAAAGCTTATAAAAAGGACATAAAGAAAATCGAAAACATAGCCGGTAAATAA
- a CDS encoding peptidoglycan D,D-transpeptidase FtsI family protein → MVQKKTRKKKAQLPFRLNILFFIVFLLFSVLVLQLGVVQILNGEEFQEEIDKTVKEYTQIPVPRGRMFDRNHNLIVGNKPLYSITYTPAKGIQAEDRLKVAEKLSQFISMPEEDGDYGVTERNKKEYWYLKHMEEAKSRITEKEIEKMDNGEEYDTILKRIKKNEIDDFTDKQLEVMAIKKEMDQAMTLTPHVIKNEGVTPEEFAKVSEHLDMLDGINATTDWERIKPYGETFSNFIGSITSQSQGILAEKESYYLSRGYKRNDRVGKSGLEEQYEELLRGRKEKIEYTTNNDGKVIDSEVVVEGQRGKDLVLTVNMKLQKKVNKILRKELKTAIQKYPYKNRYMNDAFAVVMNPQTGELLAIAGQHYNREEHEFENAGLKALYAAHEPGSAVKGATMLSGYASGVIDIGQSFYDAPIQIAGTPEKSSYMNLGWINDVNALKRSSNVYMFYIAMRMGGDFNYQPNEKLNFDPSAFQEIRNYFSQFGLGVSTGVDFPYESVGYEGPDPKAGNLLDFAIGQYDTYTTLQLAQYVSTIANDGYRVQPHFLKSIRTPVPHEEDLGPVYKSVNTEVLNKITMEDKYLDRVQEGFRRVYQEVGGTAASYFAGKPYTAAGKTGTAESDIYEDGKKVMDAENHSLVGYAPYNHPEVAFAVMVPKGGVVAAQHPVSKLVGEGILDAYFELKKDNGK, encoded by the coding sequence ATGGTTCAAAAGAAGACGAGAAAGAAGAAAGCACAGCTTCCCTTTCGCTTAAATATATTGTTTTTCATCGTCTTTTTACTGTTCTCTGTTTTGGTTTTACAGCTCGGGGTTGTTCAAATCCTGAATGGGGAAGAGTTTCAGGAAGAGATTGACAAAACTGTGAAGGAGTATACACAAATTCCGGTTCCGAGAGGTCGAATGTTTGACCGGAATCATAATTTAATTGTTGGAAATAAACCATTATATTCGATTACGTATACACCGGCAAAAGGGATACAGGCAGAGGACAGGCTGAAGGTAGCTGAGAAACTGTCACAATTTATTTCCATGCCGGAAGAAGACGGGGATTATGGTGTAACGGAACGAAATAAAAAGGAATATTGGTACCTGAAACATATGGAAGAAGCCAAAAGCCGTATCACGGAAAAAGAAATTGAAAAAATGGATAATGGAGAAGAGTACGATACCATTTTAAAACGAATTAAAAAAAATGAGATTGATGATTTTACCGATAAACAGCTTGAAGTAATGGCTATTAAAAAAGAAATGGACCAGGCTATGACCTTAACACCGCATGTTATTAAAAACGAAGGTGTAACACCTGAAGAATTTGCTAAAGTGTCCGAGCATTTGGATATGCTGGATGGAATAAACGCTACTACTGACTGGGAGCGGATTAAGCCGTACGGTGAAACATTCAGTAACTTTATTGGATCAATTACTTCCCAATCCCAGGGTATTCTCGCTGAGAAGGAATCGTACTATTTATCAAGAGGATATAAACGGAATGATCGTGTTGGAAAAAGCGGCCTGGAAGAACAGTATGAAGAACTGCTGAGAGGCCGTAAAGAAAAAATTGAATATACGACGAATAATGACGGAAAGGTGATTGATTCTGAAGTAGTCGTGGAAGGTCAGCGCGGGAAAGATCTCGTTCTTACGGTCAATATGAAACTGCAAAAGAAAGTAAATAAAATTTTGCGTAAAGAACTGAAAACGGCTATCCAAAAATATCCGTATAAAAATCGTTACATGAACGATGCATTTGCGGTAGTTATGAATCCCCAAACAGGGGAACTGCTGGCAATCGCCGGACAGCATTATAACCGCGAGGAACATGAATTTGAAAATGCAGGGCTTAAAGCGCTGTATGCAGCACATGAGCCGGGGTCCGCAGTTAAGGGTGCTACCATGCTTTCCGGTTATGCTTCAGGCGTTATTGATATTGGCCAGTCGTTTTATGATGCACCAATTCAAATTGCTGGAACACCAGAGAAAAGCTCATATATGAATCTTGGCTGGATTAATGATGTGAACGCACTGAAACGGTCGTCCAACGTGTATATGTTCTATATTGCAATGCGGATGGGCGGGGATTTTAATTACCAGCCGAATGAAAAATTGAATTTTGATCCATCTGCCTTCCAGGAAATTCGGAACTATTTCAGTCAGTTCGGTCTTGGTGTTTCAACCGGCGTTGATTTTCCATATGAATCGGTTGGCTATGAAGGTCCGGATCCGAAAGCAGGTAACCTGCTGGACTTTGCAATTGGTCAGTATGATACATATACAACACTGCAACTTGCCCAATATGTGTCAACTATTGCAAATGATGGATATCGCGTACAGCCGCATTTCCTGAAATCAATAAGAACCCCGGTTCCTCATGAGGAAGATTTAGGACCGGTATATAAGAGTGTTAATACCGAAGTGTTGAATAAAATTACGATGGAAGATAAGTATCTGGATCGTGTACAGGAAGGCTTCCGGAGGGTTTATCAGGAAGTTGGCGGAACTGCAGCATCCTATTTCGCGGGGAAACCGTATACCGCTGCCGGAAAAACGGGTACAGCGGAGAGTGATATATATGAGGATGGCAAAAAGGTTATGGATGCAGAGAATCATTCACTTGTCGGCTATGCTCCATATAACCATCCGGAAGTAGCGTTTGCCGTTATGGTTCCAAAGGGTGGCGTAGTGGCAGCCCAACATCCGGTAAGTAAATTGGTTGGCGAGGGTATTTTGGATGCATATTTTGAATTAAAAAAAGATAACGGGAAATAA
- a CDS encoding MFS transporter — protein MHKSIQNIAGKVDINRDLIFLLVIGGLYSLGIFLSNTFVNIYLWKQSGDYVTIAMYNLGIYLLQPITFIIAGKVAKKVDRVIVLRVGVTVLSLFFLSVLIIAEDASTYNFLLGSLLGIGYGFYWLAFNVLTFEITEPESRDFFNGFLGILQSFGGMIGPLLAGTIILKMPANIGYTTIFTISFGLFISAVVCSFFLKRRQAEGSFYFKRVLVEKRHNKNWSKILNAHIFQGLREGIFLFVIAIWVYLITKSEFALGMFNLFLSGLSLVFYFIVTKWIKPSMRKKAILAGAILLYVSIYIILFDINYFKLIIYAVLIGIAYPIINVPYVSLTYDVIGKAWKAKDFRIEYIVVRELFVNIGRVVAILSFLIAISLVPAEKIIPWLLVVFGAGHLFIYLFVKDIFLGSPHKKEVMIKEQLTDEKDR, from the coding sequence ATGCACAAAAGTATTCAGAATATAGCTGGCAAAGTGGATATAAACAGGGATTTAATATTCCTGCTGGTAATTGGCGGACTATACTCACTCGGAATATTTCTGTCTAACACATTTGTTAATATTTATTTGTGGAAACAATCCGGTGATTACGTCACGATTGCAATGTACAATCTGGGGATTTATTTATTGCAGCCGATAACATTCATCATTGCCGGTAAGGTTGCGAAAAAGGTCGATAGGGTGATTGTACTTAGGGTAGGGGTAACGGTTTTATCCCTATTTTTTTTGAGCGTCCTCATTATTGCGGAGGATGCGTCTACGTATAATTTTCTTCTAGGAAGCCTTTTAGGGATCGGCTATGGATTTTATTGGCTTGCATTTAACGTATTGACATTTGAAATAACTGAACCGGAATCAAGGGATTTTTTCAATGGTTTCTTGGGTATTCTCCAGTCGTTTGGAGGAATGATTGGTCCGCTGCTGGCAGGTACCATTATTTTGAAAATGCCTGCCAATATTGGTTATACAACAATATTTACAATCTCTTTCGGTTTGTTTATCAGTGCAGTTGTCTGCAGTTTTTTCCTGAAACGCAGACAGGCAGAAGGGTCATTTTATTTTAAACGGGTGCTGGTTGAGAAAAGACATAATAAAAATTGGAGTAAAATTTTGAATGCCCATATCTTTCAAGGGCTCCGCGAAGGGATTTTCCTGTTTGTGATTGCGATTTGGGTGTATTTGATCACGAAAAGTGAATTTGCTCTTGGGATGTTTAATTTATTCTTATCCGGGTTGTCACTCGTTTTTTATTTTATTGTCACCAAATGGATTAAGCCATCAATGAGAAAAAAAGCTATTTTGGCCGGTGCTATATTGTTGTATGTCTCCATATACATTATTCTATTTGACATTAATTACTTTAAGCTGATTATATATGCAGTATTGATCGGGATTGCCTATCCGATAATTAATGTCCCGTATGTCTCCTTGACATATGATGTTATTGGAAAAGCATGGAAGGCGAAAGATTTCCGGATAGAATATATTGTCGTCAGGGAATTGTTTGTAAATATCGGGAGAGTAGTGGCAATATTATCTTTCCTTATTGCTATTTCTCTCGTTCCTGCTGAAAAAATTATTCCATGGCTGCTTGTTGTATTTGGGGCAGGTCATTTGTTTATTTACCTATTTGTGAAAGATATATTTCTCGGAAGTCCGCATAAGAAAGAAGTCATGATTAAAGAGCAATTAACCGATGAAAAAGATCGATAA
- the sodA gene encoding superoxide dismutase SodA, with protein MAKFELPELPYAYDALEPTIDKETMNIHHTKHHNTYVTKLNAAVEGKADLESKSVDDLVSNIDSVPENIRTAVRNNGGGHANHSLFWKVMSPNGGGEPTGELADKINGKFGSFDKFKEEFETAAKGRFGSGWAWLVVNNGELEVTSTPNQDSPLMEGKTPLLGLDVWEHAYYLKYQNKRPDYVSAFWNVVNWDEVAKNYDAAK; from the coding sequence ATGGCAAAATTTGAATTACCAGAACTACCTTATGCATACGATGCTTTAGAACCAACAATCGATAAAGAAACAATGAACATCCACCACACTAAGCATCATAACACTTATGTTACAAAATTGAATGCCGCTGTAGAAGGAAAAGCGGATCTTGAAAGTAAATCAGTTGATGATCTTGTAAGCAATATTGATTCTGTACCGGAAAATATTCGTACTGCTGTTCGTAACAATGGCGGCGGACATGCCAACCATAGCTTATTCTGGAAAGTAATGTCTCCAAATGGCGGCGGCGAACCAACAGGTGAACTTGCTGATAAAATTAATGGCAAATTCGGCAGCTTTGACAAATTTAAAGAAGAATTTGAAACAGCTGCAAAAGGCCGTTTCGGATCCGGCTGGGCTTGGCTTGTAGTGAACAATGGTGAACTGGAAGTAACAAGCACACCAAACCAGGATTCCCCATTGATGGAAGGTAAAACACCGCTTCTTGGACTGGACGTTTGGGAGCACGCTTATTACCTTAAATATCAAAACAAACGCCCTGATTATGTTTCCGCATTCTGGAATGTAGTAAACTGGGATGAAGTTGCAAAAAATTACGATGCGGCAAAATAA
- a CDS encoding Na/Pi cotransporter family protein, with protein MDIDVQQLIFEFVGGLGIFLLGIKFMGDGLQKSAGDRLRDILDKFTSNPFLGVLAGMVVTILIQSSSGTTVLTVGLVNAGFMTLRQAIGVIMGANIGTTVTAFIIGFDLEAYALPIVAVGAFLIFFFKSQRISNIGQAIFGFGALFLGLKFMGDAMAPLEGLEIFHDLTVSMSDNPILGVVIGTIFTVVVQSSSATIGILQGLFAQGAIELQAAIPVLFGDNIGTTVTAVLASIGTSIAAKRAAFVHVIFNLVGTTIFLILLSVFTNYVVFLQSSLNLNPEMTLAFAHGSFNIANTIIQFPFIAVLAWIVTKLIPGEDTIIEYKPKHLDPIFIQQSSSLALDQSKAEIIRMGEYAYQGLEETNQYLTTNSQKHSEMAMQIEGALNNLDQKITEYLVNISGESMSELESARHTALMDSVRDIERIGDHFENIIELIDYKISNKVNLTEQAQDDLNNMFDLTIMTVKQAVKALDSDDREEALAVIQKEDQIDKMERTYRKKHIIRMNEGLCNGSAGIVFVDIISNLERIGDHAVNIAEEVLGE; from the coding sequence TTGGATATCGATGTACAACAGCTGATCTTTGAATTTGTCGGCGGGCTTGGAATTTTCCTGCTCGGGATCAAATTTATGGGGGACGGGCTGCAAAAATCAGCAGGGGATCGTCTCCGGGATATACTTGATAAATTTACTAGCAATCCATTTTTGGGTGTACTTGCAGGTATGGTTGTAACCATACTAATTCAGAGCAGTTCCGGTACAACGGTCTTAACAGTGGGTTTGGTGAACGCCGGTTTTATGACACTCAGACAAGCCATTGGTGTTATTATGGGGGCCAATATTGGTACAACCGTCACAGCATTTATTATCGGTTTTGATTTGGAAGCTTATGCACTGCCAATTGTCGCTGTCGGGGCTTTCCTGATCTTTTTCTTTAAGAGTCAGCGAATTAGTAATATTGGACAGGCAATATTTGGTTTCGGGGCACTTTTCCTTGGATTGAAATTCATGGGGGATGCGATGGCTCCACTGGAAGGTTTGGAAATTTTCCATGATTTAACGGTTAGCATGAGTGATAATCCTATTTTAGGTGTAGTGATTGGTACAATATTTACAGTTGTTGTACAAAGCTCCAGTGCAACCATTGGTATTTTACAGGGGTTGTTTGCTCAAGGAGCAATTGAATTGCAAGCTGCAATACCGGTTTTATTCGGTGATAATATAGGTACAACGGTAACGGCCGTGCTGGCTTCAATTGGTACAAGTATTGCGGCAAAACGTGCAGCGTTTGTCCATGTTATTTTTAACTTGGTCGGAACCACTATATTTCTAATCCTATTGAGTGTATTTACAAACTATGTAGTGTTCCTGCAGTCCAGCCTGAATTTAAATCCGGAAATGACACTTGCGTTTGCACATGGAAGCTTTAATATTGCCAATACAATTATTCAATTTCCATTTATTGCTGTGTTGGCCTGGATTGTAACCAAATTAATTCCTGGCGAAGATACCATTATTGAGTACAAACCGAAGCATTTGGATCCGATTTTTATTCAGCAGTCATCTTCATTGGCATTAGATCAGTCCAAAGCTGAAATTATCCGAATGGGTGAATATGCGTATCAAGGTCTGGAAGAAACCAACCAGTATCTCACAACAAATTCACAAAAGCACTCAGAAATGGCTATGCAGATTGAAGGTGCATTAAATAACCTCGATCAGAAAATAACGGAATATCTGGTTAATATATCCGGAGAATCCATGTCGGAATTGGAAAGTGCCCGACATACGGCATTGATGGATTCTGTACGGGATATTGAGCGAATTGGTGATCATTTTGAAAATATTATCGAGCTGATTGATTATAAAATATCAAATAAAGTAAATTTAACTGAACAGGCGCAAGATGACTTGAACAATATGTTTGATTTGACGATTATGACAGTAAAACAGGCTGTTAAAGCCCTCGATTCAGATGACAGGGAAGAAGCGCTGGCTGTTATCCAGAAAGAGGATCAGATTGATAAAATGGAACGTACGTATCGCAAGAAACATATTATTCGAATGAATGAAGGACTTTGCAATGGTTCTGCAGGGATTGTCTTTGTGGATATTATCAGCAATCTTGAGCGAATCGGCGATCATGCTGTTAACATTGCAGAAGAAGTATTAGGAGAGTAA
- a CDS encoding NfeD family protein yields the protein MDIFSLEWIGFVITGFGTLFLIGEILVNMRGFFGLMGIAFITMYFAVYLETSSFIIMLIVYFIGLLLIIIDGKLVNDGTLATLGLACMLIAVAITAPNLNAGLYAVIGVLVGGGSSLFFLKVFKRRDMWSKITLVDKLTSEKGYNSMNSEYENLLGEEGEALSNLRPVGTIQVHNKYYSAISNGQWIPEKTKIKVVQVDGTRILVEKVNTKVEKNTP from the coding sequence ATGGATATATTCTCATTGGAATGGATCGGATTTGTCATTACCGGATTCGGAACCCTTTTTTTAATCGGGGAAATTTTGGTGAACATGCGAGGTTTTTTCGGACTGATGGGGATTGCTTTTATCACGATGTATTTTGCAGTTTATCTTGAGACAAGTTCCTTTATCATCATGCTTATTGTGTACTTTATAGGATTATTACTGATTATTATTGATGGAAAACTGGTAAATGACGGTACACTTGCCACACTGGGATTAGCATGTATGCTGATTGCGGTGGCAATAACTGCACCAAATCTGAATGCGGGTCTGTATGCAGTAATTGGTGTTCTGGTTGGCGGCGGTTCTTCCTTATTCTTTTTAAAGGTATTCAAACGAAGAGATATGTGGTCAAAGATAACACTTGTGGATAAGCTGACATCTGAAAAAGGATATAATTCGATGAACTCGGAATATGAAAACCTGCTGGGAGAGGAAGGGGAAGCGTTAAGTAACCTTCGACCGGTTGGTACAATTCAGGTTCATAATAAATATTACAGTGCTATTTCCAATGGACAATGGATTCCGGAAAAAACCAAAATAAAAGTTGTACAGGTCGATGGCACTCGAATTCTTGTTGAAAAAGTGAATACGAAGGTGGAAAAAAATACTCCATGA